A window of the Xiashengella succiniciproducens genome harbors these coding sequences:
- a CDS encoding DUF4924 family protein encodes MWHVESIIRANNCDMDLIRRNVLPSYSSGDQRLNEEIEDWWDNLCIMLKHENKQLTGHLQVLINTVNDVNNLHLRLLHSDRFIPYHMKFQALVPILKELETKTLPKPSNDIELMLSALYNSFLLRLKKMEISRETEQALKEFASFMALLSKYYKDDQNGDLELEDKETL; translated from the coding sequence ATGTGGCATGTTGAGAGTATCATACGTGCCAACAACTGCGATATGGATCTTATCCGCAGAAACGTACTACCCTCCTATAGTTCAGGTGACCAACGGCTGAATGAGGAAATTGAAGACTGGTGGGACAACCTGTGTATTATGCTGAAGCATGAAAACAAACAGCTTACCGGCCACCTTCAGGTACTTATCAATACGGTTAATGATGTAAACAACCTGCACCTGAGACTACTGCACTCCGACAGGTTCATCCCCTACCATATGAAATTTCAGGCTCTGGTTCCAATACTTAAAGAGCTTGAAACGAAAACCCTCCCAAAGCCATCAAATGATATTGAGCTAATGCTCAGTGCCCTGTACAATAGCTTTCTGCTCAGACTTAAAAAGATGGAAATCAGTAGGGAAACAGAGCAAGCACTAAAGGAGTTTGCTTCATTTATGGCTCTGCTTTCCAAATATTATAAGGATGACCAAAACGGAGACCTTGAGCTGGAGGATAAAGAAACCTTATAA
- the pth gene encoding aminoacyl-tRNA hydrolase has protein sequence MLKRVLSWFKGSSGTNEAIDPGMKYLIAGLGNIGSEYAHTRHNVGFDILDHLAGEEKLEFKDGRYGFTAEYRYKGRIFILLKPTTYVNLSGRAVRYWLQKENIPVENLLVVVDDLALDFGKLRLKSKGSDAGHNGLKNINESLGHNQYARLRFGIGNNFGKGHQVDYVLGKWNSEEAAALPERFGQAVEIIRSFATLGIERTMSMYNNK, from the coding sequence ATGTTAAAAAGAGTATTATCCTGGTTTAAGGGATCATCCGGCACTAATGAAGCTATAGACCCAGGCATGAAATATTTAATCGCAGGATTGGGAAATATAGGCTCAGAATATGCGCATACAAGGCATAATGTGGGCTTTGACATACTTGATCACCTTGCAGGTGAGGAAAAACTTGAGTTCAAAGACGGCCGTTATGGTTTTACTGCCGAGTACAGGTACAAAGGGCGTATATTCATACTTTTGAAACCAACTACCTATGTCAACCTGAGCGGAAGAGCAGTAAGATACTGGCTGCAAAAAGAGAATATCCCAGTAGAAAACCTACTTGTGGTAGTAGATGATCTGGCTCTTGACTTTGGTAAGCTTCGTTTGAAATCAAAAGGAAGTGACGCTGGACACAACGGACTCAAGAATATAAATGAGTCACTTGGACATAACCAATATGCCAGACTTAGGTTTGGTATAGGTAATAATTTTGGTAAGGGCCATCAGGTTGACTACGTACTTGGCAAATGGAATTCTGAGGAAGCTGCAGCTTTGCCTGAGAGATTCGGACAAGCCGTTGAAATAATACGGAGTTTCGCTACCTTAGGGATTGAAAGAACCATGAGCATGTACAATAATAAGTAA
- the yihA gene encoding ribosome biogenesis GTP-binding protein YihA/YsxC, producing MVIRSAQFVCSNSDVKSCPAPKLPEYAFIGRSNVGKSSLINMLCNTRKLAKTSSTPGKTQLINHFLINNSWYLVDLPGYGFARVGQSLREKFSKIIADYLNARTNMMCLFVLIDARLEPQTLDMDFMRSAALSQIPFAMIFTKADKLKPGALMRNIEYYKKTMLQEWAELPQMFISSAENGMGKDDILNFIEEVNTRWDG from the coding sequence AATTTGTTTGCAGCAACAGTGACGTAAAAAGCTGTCCGGCACCAAAGTTGCCGGAATATGCATTCATAGGACGTTCTAACGTAGGCAAGTCTTCGCTTATCAACATGCTGTGCAATACCAGGAAGCTTGCCAAGACCTCATCCACTCCCGGTAAGACTCAACTGATAAATCACTTTTTAATAAACAACTCATGGTACCTGGTCGATTTACCGGGCTATGGGTTTGCCCGTGTTGGTCAAAGCCTGAGAGAAAAGTTCAGCAAGATTATCGCAGATTACCTCAATGCACGTACCAACATGATGTGTCTGTTTGTGCTGATTGATGCACGACTCGAACCACAGACCTTGGATATGGATTTTATGCGTAGTGCGGCCTTGAGTCAGATTCCTTTCGCCATGATTTTCACAAAAGCTGACAAGCTCAAACCAGGAGCACTCATGCGTAATATTGAGTATTACAAGAAAACCATGCTCCAGGAGTGGGCCGAGCTTCCGCAGATGTTTATCTCCTCAGCCGAGAATGGGATGGGTAAGGATGATATCCTGAATTTCATAGAGGAAGTAAATACCAGGTGGGATGGCTAA
- a CDS encoding 50S ribosomal protein L25/general stress protein Ctc yields MQTIEIKAAKRENLGKAATRELRKSGKVPSVLYGGKENIHFSAEDNEYRKLLYTPNVYIVNLNIDGTNYSAIIKDKQFHPVSGDLIHIDFLQVFEDKPVVIELPVKLVGLAEGVKAGGKLSLEQRKLKVKGLIKNLPDVLEVDITNLGLGKGVQVGELNYEGIELLNAKNSVVAAVKLTRAARAAQQKD; encoded by the coding sequence ATGCAAACAATTGAGATTAAAGCAGCTAAGAGAGAGAACCTAGGAAAAGCTGCTACAAGAGAGCTGCGCAAAAGCGGCAAAGTGCCCTCAGTGCTTTACGGAGGTAAGGAGAATATACATTTTTCTGCAGAAGACAATGAGTACAGAAAGCTTCTGTATACACCCAATGTATATATTGTAAACCTTAACATTGATGGAACAAACTATAGCGCCATCATTAAGGACAAACAATTCCACCCTGTATCAGGAGACCTTATCCACATTGACTTCCTTCAGGTATTTGAAGACAAGCCGGTTGTTATTGAACTTCCTGTTAAGCTTGTAGGTCTTGCTGAAGGTGTTAAAGCTGGTGGCAAGCTATCTCTGGAGCAAAGGAAACTTAAAGTTAAGGGTCTGATCAAAAATCTGCCTGATGTACTTGAAGTTGACATTACCAACCTTGGACTTGGTAAGGGTGTTCAGGTTGGTGAACTGAATTACGAAGGTATTGAGCTTCTGAATGCTAAGAATTCAGTTGTTGCTGCTGTTAAGCTGACTCGTGCAGCTCGTGCCGCACAACAAAAAGACTAA
- a CDS encoding OmpA family protein, translated as MKKGLLILLSTLFISTIAIAQIDFGKLEEEQIYQPDRKYNTWSVTVGYGPVVYYSDVIDYTVFPSSDLKLGPALRVAKQLGRSWAIEGEFIMADMYGKKYQRYFEGDLMQGSLNLKAYINQIIFNGPIRDRWNIYAKAGLGVNFFRSTMRRQVDGSLLTKGDIFTGVSGYPSNYSGWFEDDYLVMGYRRNGYAAGEKTDRERVMVVPLGIGVNYRLNKSFDLGVEATLHNMTKDNLDVDMTGADNDSYMHASFSITYKIGKKNKRHASWTYKDFNLSYERDRRMQDNLAQKLDSLQQVLKDLSVVQGDTSVMGDTTYISRKEIIREETLSASVFFDFDKSEITERSHRTLAAVARFMKENPDINITIQGYTDQRGSAEYNMQLSQKRCNNVLMVLVEDYGIDKSRFTVVPKGDTELLSDTRSLAPRGIHLVNRRVDIFQTPNPQQ; from the coding sequence ATGAAAAAAGGTTTACTGATTCTGCTCTCCACTTTATTTATCAGCACCATTGCAATCGCACAGATTGACTTTGGTAAACTGGAAGAGGAACAGATATACCAGCCTGACCGGAAGTATAATACATGGTCAGTAACAGTAGGTTACGGACCAGTTGTGTACTATTCCGATGTTATTGATTACACTGTATTTCCCTCTTCAGACCTCAAACTTGGTCCCGCACTCAGGGTGGCCAAGCAGCTTGGTCGCTCATGGGCTATTGAGGGTGAGTTTATAATGGCCGATATGTACGGCAAAAAGTACCAGCGCTATTTTGAAGGCGATCTGATGCAGGGATCACTAAATCTTAAGGCTTATATCAATCAGATAATTTTCAACGGTCCAATCCGCGACAGGTGGAATATCTATGCAAAAGCCGGTCTGGGTGTGAATTTCTTTCGCTCAACCATGCGTAGGCAGGTTGATGGGAGTCTTCTTACTAAGGGCGATATATTTACTGGTGTATCAGGATATCCTTCCAATTACAGCGGTTGGTTTGAGGATGATTACCTTGTGATGGGGTATCGTCGTAATGGATACGCTGCGGGTGAAAAGACGGACAGAGAGAGGGTAATGGTTGTTCCCCTGGGAATAGGTGTAAACTACAGGCTAAACAAGAGCTTTGACCTTGGGGTTGAGGCTACGCTTCACAATATGACAAAGGACAATCTTGATGTGGATATGACAGGAGCTGACAACGACTCCTATATGCATGCTTCATTCTCAATTACCTATAAGATTGGTAAAAAGAACAAACGTCATGCTTCATGGACCTACAAGGATTTCAATCTGTCATACGAACGTGACCGTAGGATGCAGGACAACCTTGCACAAAAGCTTGACTCACTGCAACAGGTTCTTAAGGACCTTAGTGTTGTGCAGGGGGATACCTCTGTTATGGGCGACACGACCTATATTAGCCGCAAAGAGATAATTCGTGAGGAGACTCTGTCTGCATCAGTATTCTTCGATTTCGACAAGAGTGAGATTACTGAACGCAGCCATCGTACTCTTGCCGCTGTTGCCCGTTTTATGAAGGAAAATCCTGATATAAATATTACAATCCAGGGCTATACCGACCAACGCGGTAGTGCTGAATACAATATGCAGCTGAGTCAGAAACGTTGCAATAATGTGCTTATGGTTCTGGTTGAGGATTACGGTATTGATAAGTCACGATTTACGGTAGTTCCTAAGGGAGATACCGAACTGTTGTCAGATACCAGAAGTCTTGCACCACGCGGTATTCACCTGGTTAACCGGAGAGTGGATATCTTTCAAACACCTAATCCACAACAATAA
- a CDS encoding ribose-phosphate pyrophosphokinase, giving the protein MVAPKADIKIFPGTQTRYLAEKISSCAGIELGNINVIRFSDGEFTTVYEETVRGSHVFLVQSTIPPTENFFELLMMIDAAKRASASKIVAVIPYFGFARQDRKDQPRVSIGAKLVADMLMVAGVDRVITMDLHADQIQGFFNIPVDHLYASAIFVPHIRSLGLSDLVIASPDVGGTKRANSYAKFLGTPMVICHKYRSKANVVDEMRIIGDVEGKNVIIIDDMIDTAGTLTKAAEMMMNQGALSVRAFATHPVLSDPAYERIENSALKELYVTDSIPLRKETSKIKVLSVAPLFADTILKVYSNQSISSHFIM; this is encoded by the coding sequence ATGGTGGCACCTAAGGCCGATATTAAGATTTTTCCCGGAACTCAGACACGTTATCTGGCTGAAAAGATCAGCAGTTGTGCCGGTATTGAATTGGGCAACATCAATGTAATAAGATTCAGTGACGGCGAGTTTACTACCGTCTATGAAGAAACCGTTCGGGGCTCCCATGTGTTCCTCGTCCAATCAACCATTCCTCCAACAGAGAACTTCTTTGAGCTGCTGATGATGATTGATGCAGCCAAGAGAGCATCCGCAAGCAAGATTGTTGCAGTTATCCCCTATTTTGGCTTCGCGCGCCAGGATCGCAAGGACCAGCCGCGTGTCTCGATAGGAGCAAAACTTGTTGCTGATATGCTGATGGTAGCCGGGGTTGACCGTGTGATCACAATGGACCTGCATGCAGATCAGATTCAGGGATTCTTCAATATTCCAGTGGATCATCTTTATGCATCAGCAATCTTCGTCCCTCATATCCGCAGTCTGGGACTTAGCGATCTGGTAATTGCATCTCCTGACGTTGGTGGTACCAAGAGAGCCAATTCATATGCCAAGTTCCTCGGTACTCCAATGGTAATCTGTCACAAGTACAGATCCAAGGCTAATGTTGTTGATGAGATGAGAATCATCGGTGATGTTGAAGGCAAGAATGTAATCATCATAGATGACATGATTGATACGGCAGGTACTCTGACTAAAGCTGCAGAAATGATGATGAATCAGGGAGCATTAAGCGTTCGCGCTTTTGCAACACACCCCGTATTGTCAGATCCGGCTTATGAGCGCATTGAAAATTCGGCCTTGAAAGAGTTGTATGTTACCGACTCTATCCCACTTCGTAAGGAAACATCAAAAATTAAAGTGTTGAGTGTGGCTCCGTTATTTGCTGATACAATCCTGAAAGTCTACAGCAACCAGTCAATTAGTTCACACTTTATAATGTGA
- a CDS encoding flagellar motor protein MotB: MRALAAIVLLFVAGTQLESQVRQTDTRELTEEMRFSREKQFNSWAINVGYGAVFMYSDIKDFDVIPGSSIRFAPTVWISKQLSPSFAIDLQYINGEMYGRSEAYQGADDLYFKGEMNDITLNGVFYINQLREFPGPIKDRWNFYFKIGAGVNLFRSRLHFASNDEVVRENYFNMHSPRYLVVGYEPYDDPYTKTDPELGIMVPMGFGAMYRINSSFDMVLESTMRFSANDNWDNVLTGSTNDRYLFTGLTLSYKIGKKDKRHMRWTYRGYGFSLFRKAQSIDPVAEEIRKLEDEIANLRKPVTIKDSVIVDESLTRIYETLKVRNIFFKPGAEIEFSTEDLILIAETVVEMKQNPGKYVDLYGYVDEGDPGDHSELSRIQCEKIRDVMVNQMAANPNFIRIFARGSEGIFKHASSTSSEVAKRSNRRVDIVFRN; this comes from the coding sequence ATGAGAGCTTTAGCTGCTATAGTGTTACTGTTTGTTGCGGGAACTCAACTTGAAAGCCAGGTAAGGCAAACCGATACTCGCGAACTGACTGAGGAAATGCGTTTTTCGAGGGAAAAGCAGTTCAATTCCTGGGCAATAAACGTGGGCTACGGCGCTGTCTTTATGTATTCCGACATCAAAGATTTTGATGTGATTCCCGGAAGCTCCATTCGCTTTGCTCCGACTGTCTGGATTAGCAAACAGCTTTCTCCATCTTTTGCAATAGACCTGCAATATATCAATGGTGAAATGTATGGCAGGTCTGAAGCTTACCAGGGTGCAGATGACCTATATTTCAAGGGAGAGATGAACGATATAACTCTCAATGGAGTATTCTATATTAATCAGCTTAGAGAGTTTCCTGGTCCAATCAAAGACAGGTGGAATTTCTACTTCAAGATAGGAGCAGGTGTTAATTTGTTCAGGTCAAGACTTCATTTCGCTTCTAATGATGAAGTAGTCCGCGAGAACTACTTCAATATGCATTCGCCCCGTTATCTGGTAGTAGGGTACGAACCCTATGATGATCCGTATACCAAGACTGATCCGGAGCTTGGTATTATGGTTCCTATGGGCTTTGGTGCCATGTATCGTATCAACAGCAGCTTTGACATGGTACTTGAATCAACAATGAGATTCTCGGCAAATGACAACTGGGACAACGTACTGACCGGATCCACCAACGATCGCTACCTTTTTACCGGACTGACCCTTAGCTATAAAATCGGTAAGAAGGACAAACGCCATATGAGGTGGACTTACCGTGGTTATGGTTTCTCATTGTTCCGCAAAGCTCAGAGTATTGATCCAGTGGCTGAGGAGATCAGGAAACTGGAGGATGAGATAGCTAATCTGCGCAAGCCAGTCACAATAAAGGATTCGGTAATTGTTGATGAATCCCTAACCCGAATTTATGAGACACTTAAGGTAAGAAATATCTTCTTTAAGCCGGGTGCTGAAATTGAGTTCAGCACCGAGGACCTTATCCTGATTGCAGAGACAGTGGTCGAGATGAAACAGAATCCGGGCAAATATGTGGATCTGTACGGATATGTAGATGAAGGCGACCCGGGCGATCATAGCGAATTGTCAAGAATCCAGTGTGAAAAGATAAGGGATGTTATGGTCAATCAGATGGCAGCTAATCCTAATTTTATCAGAATCTTTGCCCGGGGTTCGGAAGGCATATTTAAACATGCATCCTCAACCAGCAGTGAGGTTGCAAAGAGAAGCAACAGACGAGTAGATATAGTATTTAGAAACTAA
- a CDS encoding RNA-binding S4 domain-containing protein — MMEEKEQIRIDKYLWAVRLFKTRSIAAEECKKGRVMIDGQPVKSSRVVKVGDIISVKSPPIVKQYKVLALAGNRMGAKLTPDFIKDVTPEEDLEFLRLTQIANKLNRPRGLGRPTKKERRDLDEFFDSGEDL, encoded by the coding sequence ATGATGGAAGAAAAGGAACAAATACGTATAGATAAGTATCTGTGGGCCGTACGCCTCTTCAAAACCCGCAGCATTGCCGCAGAGGAATGCAAGAAAGGGCGGGTAATGATTGACGGACAACCGGTCAAGTCATCCCGTGTGGTAAAGGTTGGGGATATTATATCGGTCAAGAGCCCTCCTATAGTAAAGCAATACAAGGTGCTTGCCCTTGCAGGTAATCGTATGGGAGCGAAACTAACACCTGACTTTATAAAGGATGTTACACCTGAAGAAGATCTTGAATTCTTGCGCCTTACTCAGATAGCCAATAAGCTGAACAGACCTCGCGGTTTAGGACGTCCGACAAAGAAAGAAAGGCGTGACCTCGACGAATTCTTCGATTCAGGAGAAGACCTATAA
- a CDS encoding IS1380 family transposase — MSTKITKIGITTNKISGRGGLPLFLRYTEQIGLYGLISRNVSSLLTGNSKGLQLQQFVKQIVAFFIDGTNMAISSFDQSKKDEGYACLLECKTDQLASSHQVKRFFGKLSVISNSVFNKILNELFIWRLHISKPKVIELGIDTMVLDNDDAAKREGCEVTYKRKKGFQPLHICWGSFLIDVTFRKGSAHSNHGSDYTDRVRSIVNLIRKRYSKEVPIVVCADSGFADQKAYEIFEQELNIHYITTGKLYNDVTEYVKALPIDTLGKITKNKAVWQFAEFASKLKSWSKFRRCFFTRLHRDDTGQYVMEFGKPDSVIYTNIGNCPVADKRLRASGGDEWFKADTIIRKSHQRGADELIHRSIKELATREQLPFKSFGMNRAYYFMLVVTHFIFEAYKQDVTAEVIPVTVYPNTFRRKLIDFAVKITSRARSIVLNVTRVIYETINIEELWERCQSPPKIQFA; from the coding sequence ATGAGTACGAAGATAACAAAAATCGGCATTACAACCAATAAAATTTCTGGTCGTGGAGGGCTCCCTTTATTTCTTCGCTACACTGAGCAAATTGGCTTATATGGGCTAATATCGCGTAATGTTTCTTCTCTGCTTACTGGAAACAGCAAAGGCTTGCAGCTTCAACAGTTTGTAAAACAGATTGTTGCATTTTTTATAGATGGCACAAATATGGCCATAAGCAGTTTTGATCAAAGTAAAAAGGATGAAGGATATGCATGTTTGCTTGAATGCAAGACCGACCAATTGGCCTCTTCTCACCAGGTCAAACGTTTTTTTGGGAAGCTGTCCGTTATTTCAAACTCGGTATTCAATAAGATACTTAATGAACTGTTTATCTGGAGGCTTCACATATCCAAACCCAAAGTTATAGAACTGGGCATTGACACCATGGTTTTGGATAATGACGATGCTGCGAAACGCGAAGGTTGCGAGGTCACTTACAAGCGTAAGAAAGGGTTTCAGCCACTTCATATATGCTGGGGCTCGTTTCTGATAGACGTGACCTTTAGAAAAGGAAGTGCTCATTCCAATCATGGATCAGATTACACCGACAGGGTACGCTCTATAGTAAATCTGATACGCAAGAGATACTCCAAAGAAGTCCCTATTGTGGTGTGCGCCGATAGTGGGTTTGCGGATCAGAAAGCGTACGAGATATTCGAGCAAGAGCTTAATATACATTACATTACAACAGGAAAATTGTACAATGATGTTACTGAATATGTAAAGGCTTTACCCATTGACACTTTGGGCAAAATCACTAAAAATAAAGCAGTCTGGCAATTTGCGGAATTTGCCAGCAAGTTGAAATCCTGGTCCAAGTTTCGTCGTTGCTTTTTTACCAGATTGCACCGGGATGATACCGGGCAGTACGTAATGGAATTTGGTAAGCCTGACAGCGTCATCTATACCAATATCGGGAACTGTCCTGTCGCTGACAAAAGGCTTCGGGCATCCGGTGGAGATGAGTGGTTTAAAGCTGATACCATCATACGAAAATCACACCAAAGAGGAGCCGACGAGTTGATACATCGTAGCATTAAAGAGCTTGCTACCAGAGAACAACTTCCTTTTAAATCCTTTGGAATGAACAGAGCCTATTATTTTATGCTGGTAGTTACACACTTTATTTTCGAAGCATACAAACAAGATGTTACCGCAGAGGTTATTCCGGTAACCGTATATCCTAATACATTCAGAAGAAAGCTTATTGATTTTGCTGTCAAGATAACCTCAAGGGCAAGGAGTATTGTCCTGAATGTCACCAGAGTAATTTATGAAACGATAAATATTGAAGAGTTATGGGAACGGTGTCAGTCACCGCCGAAAATTCAGTTTGCATAA